Within Scomber japonicus isolate fScoJap1 chromosome 1, fScoJap1.pri, whole genome shotgun sequence, the genomic segment caattttcaaacaataaatatatttcaaagCACTGAAGCACTCCACTGATCAAGTTTTTGTGGTACAGTGGCCAGACATAAGCAACTCAGTATAGAAGGTATTTTCCTGGAGTTTGCAAAAGCATCAAAAGGACTATAAATAAACTCTGCATTATTACCGAGTGCTGTGTGAGCTGAAAACAACTACTGCTCATCAATTGGATGCTGTCATCCATGTGATGAAATGTGGTGGTTTCAATACTGTGCAACTAGCTGTGAGCAGTAGAGACTGGGAATTGGGATTGAGggaacacacagaaacaaataaaGAGAGGCCCTTTAAAGAAAAGctgcacaaagacacacaaaaccttTACTGGGGTGAGGATTCACCTTTCAGGACGAGAATGCCCCAAAGCACACAGTCATGACAACACTGGAGCAGCTTTGTGACAAGTCTCTGAATGTTCTCGAGTGGCCCAGCCAAAGCTTGGTCTTGAACTCCACTGAAAATCAAAATTGAGAATACTAGAACCCACAGATATTTCAATCCCAGTCTGACAGAGCTATGGAGGATCTGCAGGGAGGAATGGGACAAACTACCGGATGCTGGTGTGCAAAGCTGGTGTGGAAAGCTGGTGTGGATGTACCAAAGGATGCTCAACTAATTGAAGAATAAAAGATCTCCACACTTATGTAAATTATGCAGAgtacttacttttttttatcttcaatAAATTcatgaagaaaaacataaaaaatatatttctatgtCATTATGAGGGTACTTTGTTTGGAGAAAAATGTAGTGAATTTAacattacaacaaaacaaagaccAAAACAAATCAAGGTATCTCAGCACTTTCCAAAGGCCATTGTAAGAGGACAAGTCAACAGCTTAGAAAGTGGccttttcattgtcattttttttaaatagtaaaaaGGAATATGTCCTTAATACTAATAAAAGTTTCTGTGTTCCCTCTTCCACTTCACAAAAACTTGTCAGCTGTGCTTACCAGCAGTTGCTCCTGACACAGCCTTGGTGATGGCACTGCTGGCGACAGCTCTGTTTCTGTTCATCAGCTCCTCAAAATCTCCATCTGTACTTTTAGATGTTTGTCTGCAAAATAAAGATTGTTGTCACATTGGTGGACAGAATTATTGTGTTTAGCTCCTACAAAGGTTATTTCCACAACAATATCATCAAGTGTCATTGAATAAAACTGTTGTACAGAGATAAACAGTATATTTTCTCACGTTTGCTGGCTGTAACCTTTGCTACTGTGTCCGTCTTGTGCTGATGTGAAGAATGCTGGATTTATATGCAGACTGGGAGATGGTTGTGTGGGAACGCTGACTGGATGTGGAGGGAACAAGTGGGGTGGCAGGAGTGGAGGGATGGTTGGCGGCATACGTGGGAAGGGAGGAGGTGGCTGACCAAGGAACGGGTTGGGTAGTGAGGGAAACCTGTTTGCAAGTGGATGTGATGGAAAAAGTGGGGGTATAGTTGGAGGGCTGGGCTCCTGTGATAATAATGAAGGAATTTTATCACAAGAGTCTGGGGATTCCTTCGGATCTTTGGCATTAGCACGCAGGGGTATACCTATGGAGAACAAATTGTTAACACCCATTCTGACATTATTTGCAACATGATATACATCCCATTAGTAGTTTAAGATTGTGGTGCTCTTACGTTTGTTTGCTACGTCCTCAAACACAGTGAGGTTCTGTCGAGTAGCAAAGCGACAGTCTACCCTTTCTCCGTTCAGTTCACATTGGGGTATTTTTTCCAACAATGTTTTTAAGGACTCTTCTGAGGTCACCACCAATTCTGCATAGCTGTATTCAAGAGTagagcaaacaaacaacatttcaaatatCAGTCTATCAATTTCTGTGTATTTCATAAACCTAGATCTATAATTACTCACCCTCTTGACTGGCCATTGactctgttctcagcaaatttgATCTCCATGATGTCCTTCACACCCAATGTCTGGGCCATGCACGTGAGGTCCTTGTCAGATGTCCACTGCAGGTAGCAGCAGGTATGAGAGGAAGAATGAGAAAATGGCAGGAGGATCGATAGTTACTTTACAGAAACAGATTTTGAGCTGATTCTGTAACAAACTGATACATAGTGCTGggtaacacatttttatttaggaGGATACCAAACTTAGAATATTTGCTTTCCACAACATCAGGTGCTATGCCTAAATTTAGGTTGCTCTTGATTCAATTTTGTGTGCAAAGGAAATGTTCAGGACACATGCAGGTATATCAAATAATTTGGTTAACTTGGGGCATGCCCCTGGATCAGCTTTAATTCTATTTAGTATTACTGAAATGAATTTTGGACGCAAACAAAACAAGCCACTGGAGTTTTGCTTTGAAGCAGACTATGTTTTGCCATTCTAATAAAAAGTGTTaaggaaattaaaatgttttgagtTGAATAGAAAATTTGGCCTTgaaaatttgtattttttcttatcCAACaaaattttcattttaaaaaggagcatTTAATGATGTTGAAACTGTTATAGCTTACTGGACTCTGGGTCTAACTCTCATTTCAGCCACTACATACCCTTTTACTATCCACAATGCCACAAGAGTGGAAGTCATCTACAAAACCAAGAAACCCCTTATTTACACAAAAATCACAGGATGTGAAGTGAAGCTGCATAAACTGTACTGTCAGGTTTTACACTGTATAGCATACATCAATTTAATAAAAGAATATACTCATTCTTTTGGGGAGGATAATGTCCAGAGGATAATGTCACTGAACACCAAAGAGACTGAGGTGTCAGTATCTATGGTGTGACTTCATACTACAAAAAACTTAAACTCTGTAGTTgagagcaatgtgggaaaaacTGCTTTAGGAACAAGTGTGACGCCTGTACTCCATGTGCAAAACTGAATGGTGGATGGAGAAATGCTAAAATAGTGATGTTGTAGCAGCCATTTAAGCAGCACACAACTGTTGCTGCAGTTCCTCTCTGTTCAATGAAGACTACTTTAGTATGACATACTGCTAAATTGtactacttaaaaaaaaaatactgacatAATTTTGAAAACTGACAACATACTATAACAAtgctaaataaatatatatatgtatgtatataaacaataaaaaaacacctgGAATTTCAAAGGTGTGGTGCAATGTTTTATTTGGCATTATGACTACATAGATATGAGCACATTtcttaaaaagtcaaatgtaCACATTGTTACTTTTTGTCAAATTTATCTTCTGATTTTGTATCTTAGGACTGCTTATTTTGACATCTGATTCTTGTGACCAAGGAACTGTTTTATCTGTTAACTTGCATGTAGattgacaacaacaacaaaaaaacactcacagaaGATGTGTGACTCACCCAGGGGAAATTTCCAATATATAAAGATAATCTCTTCGATGAGTTGCCCTCTTTTGGggttttcatttcttcttgCTTATCCATCTCTTTAGCTGGAGTCTCTTTACTTGGAGGAGGGACCACATTTCTGCTGACTGTCTTGTCCTGATCGACTGAGCCAGTCAGGACAGCATCAAAAAGTTCATTTGCTTCAGCAATTCTGTCCAAATCCTGCATGGGTTGGGGGGGGAAAAGCCTTTTAATGGTGGTATCCTGTGCAACAGGAGCAGATCTAGGAGTTGAGATCTGGGCGTTAAGGCCAGAGGACCCACAGCCAGGGCCAATTTTTTAGGGGATggttcacatgcacacaattgaattttactgcattgtatgcctactgcaaataaaaataataataatgattaatagTAGTAGCAGTGATTTATTTTGATCCTTAGTAACTACTTTCAAAAAAGaatgcacataaaaaaataaataacaaaaaaggcATTAAatcaaaagcagaaaaaaagacataaagcagacattttaactACATTTCACTCAGTAACATTTCTTCCGAAGTTTCACTCTTAGCCACACTTAGCCTAGTGACTAACtagttttttgtgttgttttgataGACTCTGGGgttttgagaaaacatttagGGCTACAACCTTAAAAGCCAGCCCCTAGCTCCACCCTGCTGTGTAACTTAATGTAGAGAGCATCAATAAGGAAAACACTGCAAGAGCAAATTCTACAAACTTCTCAGCAACATTGTTTTTATGcacttttcattttgtttgaaaATTACTGGAAAAATCgaagcaaaattaaaaaaaaatattatatacagtatacttgtGATCATAGAGAAAACTCAAATCACAAACAGATTTACACCCATAGACCTGTGCAGCTGTCACTGATTTATTTGCGATGAATAATTCGTAAAGGTCAGACTCACCTCCTGGTTTGAATTCAGGTCACTGTAGATATCAATGAGATCCTTTTGAGAGGTACTTGGTCCAGCTGCAGGTTGTGCAGCAGCCATCCCGAGGGCCTAAGATGAATCAATTGGTGGCAATGCAGCTGTTTTGGTGTTAATTTTGCTGTCAGTGTAGCTTGTAATTCCCACATGCACGCTAGGAAACATATCAGTGCATCCTGACAAGCAGGGGCACTATCATTATTCAGCTGTCTGTTTGTTAATGTTAGCTAACGTCAAACAACGCTCCGCTCAATTCCGAGGAAAACAATAATGTAGCTCAAACTAACTGTGATAAACCGAGCATACGACGAGCGGACAAAATTCAAGAAGTCACATTTTAATGGAAACAATGAAAATACATGCAAGGCCCTTCGTGTATGAGTGCACATACAAGTAGTTTCTGACAACTATTGCTTCGATGTTTGAGCAAATAATGCAAATGTTGCTAACGCCAGTGCGTCACGGATGTGTTACCGGGTAACAACAACAGTCGACATTTGGTTCCCATGGCCATGCCCCCTCAGGCTGTGACGTGAGAGACATTTATTGAGCCTTTTTTAAGCACtgcaaataaatgaatcaaataataactataaatcATATCGCGTTGACaccagtttttttctttctataatGCTAACCAAAAATGACCGTTACCTTAGCAATATGGCGTCATGTATGCTCAATAGTTTGCCTTCTTCTCTGCGCTGCACTGATGAAATCAACACTTCGCAGCAGAATATtgtgaaacaacaaaaactgtaCTGTAATTCATTTTCTCCATCACACTGGACTCTACATGTAGGGATTTAACTCATTCAATGGAGTTCTGCTAAATGGCCTGGGGAGGGCAGCAAAACGCCTCTGCCACGTATAGTGTGCCGTAAAGTTCaccacaagaagaagaagaagaagcagggaGCCTCTTGTGTAATATTACTGTTTGTATCTTGACTTTCACTCAGAGACATCTTCACAGAGGGGAACCCGTTCACCTAGAAGTCTCTCATCATAACAAGAAAAAGCGTTTAAAATGCTGTCTTCTGTTATTGCGAAAAGAGTGAGTTGTTTCATGTGATTCGTAGCAAATCCAGACCAGTACGTGGTGTCTTGTACTAACATTAGTCTAGTTTGAAGCTCGATTGCTAACTGGAGTTATCCTCAAGGACGGAAATTATTTAGTTAGACGTCATTTGATGTATGCCTGCTGTGTATTattgtgaatacattttttttattttttattgattgatttagttTGTATTGTCCTGTTGTAGAAATAATAGCCCCAGAGTTGTGGTTGTACAACCCAGTAGTAAACAGTTGTACAACAGGGCAGCATGTGACATTATGCAATTCACctcggcctctctctctctctctctctctctctctctctctctctctcttgtatTTTTTAGGCAAATTAATATTTCTCTTTCTAATTGTTGCCTTACCTATTAAGTCTGTAACtttagtataaaataatttGAGTCACTTTAAAAAAGTGGTTCTCAAACTGGATTCCAGGGACCCTTGAGGAAGCTTCAGAGTGTCCCCAGCTAAGAGGGGAATACTTTATTTGCATTGGAATTTAATCTATAAGTAATACAATTATAGTAaaaatcttatcagatgggGGACCCTAGGACTAAATTGTACtgaatgggtgtgtgtgtggcctaatttgtgtcagtttagttGTCCTTGACAGGAAAatgtttgagaaccactgctttaAAGGGCCACCATTGTATATGTAAAGTCCAACTCTTCTACTTTATACATTTTggtcaaatttagttttagaTTTTTTAGACTGTCCTATCACTCTGAGCATCAGTTCTATTGATTTCTGTTTAGTATGAAACATTCATTGGTAGTTCTTAATTGGTAGGTCTTAAATTATGCTTGAGTAATGTGATGTAATCCATCACAGTGAACATCAGgtcagtgttcatttttttgtcaatgTTACATTATTGTTGATTGGAAATATTTAAGTGCAGATCACTCTGAAAAGTTTGCATCTATACAGTCAGACATTACATAATTGTGATTCATATTAATGCAGACCAGACTTAAGATTCACTGTGATGGATTACATAGTCTGAGAGAGTACAAGAGTCAGCTAATTGATTTTCATACCTTCTGGAAATTAATGGAAACCAGTGAGTCACTGAGTAGAAATAAGGCTTTCAAATTTCTTCATTATTTGCACAATTGTTAGCTctgatgtaaaatgtgtattattacTAGTACATGGTCTGAAACATGCAAAACTACTGGAATGGTCTTCCAAGGAAACTTCTTATATAAGCAATGAGTTACAGTTAGAATTTCATACATTTACAATGTATTTTTACCCCCAGCTTTACAATAGTATAATACTTAAGAGTTGTTTCTCACCAGCATGTAGCCTATGTAGCAATAGCCTGAACCAGTGGTTCACAACCTTGCATTCGTGACCCTCCAATGAGTCTCAAGACAAGCcttgtgtaattttttttctttattcttcctcTAAAATACAAGATTCGTGAAGGACAAATCACATTTTGGTTCAACTCATGCCCACTCTAATGTCATAACTTGTGAACACAAGTAGACATCACTTTATTTTAAGGCATCTAGAGGTGCCACCGTGCCACTATCAATCATTTCCATCATTGATCGATATTTCAAGCATTTTCTCTCTACACAACAGGAAGCATTGCAAAATGTTCGCAAATTACAATATCCCAGGGcacaaaatgacataaaatatcTTGTCTCTATCTGACCAACAGTCAAAACTCAGAAAATatgtaattattaataatataagaCCAAGAAAAGCTGCAAATGATCACAGAGAGAATCTGGAACCATCAAATGTGTAATATTGTGCCTCAAAGATTCAAAAACAATAGATCATTTATCAAGATAGATGCTGGTTTAATTTTCTTTCGagtgactaattgattaattgactaattgttgcagctatAAAGGCACCGCAAACAAAACAGGTTGGTAACTACTAGCTTCTCCCTTctgttgtgtttacagtgtggCAGAAACAATAAGAAATTGTAACAACAAAAGGAGATTTGTCAGAGCATTTTTCAACAGATTTTGAATGTGCATATTGAATGGTGGTGTTTGTTGCCTGCCAGCTGGTGACTGGGGTGTGCCAGGCAGCATGGAAACCAGCAGCGGCAGCCTTGGTACCATCACGTGGTTACCGTGGAGATGCACCGGACGACACCAAGGGTGACCTGATTGAGATCCCTTTGCCCCCTTGGGAGGAGAAGCCTAACGAGCCCACTGACATCAAGAGACGGCGCCTGCTTTATGAGAGTCGCAAGAGGGGCATGCTGGAGAACTGCATATTGCTCAGGTAGTTAAACTGTACAGTCTGCTGGCTTATCTGTCTGTCATCGAACCAGTCtggtgtttgttgtttttctcaacCTGCTCATATGCTGAAATGTGTGTTATGGCTTTATTTTTGCTCTCAAGCAATCAGTCACTCATCATAGGTGTGTGATCGGTTAGTTAGTTGGACCAGCTTTTGAAGTTGTTTTTGTACAGCTAAAATAATTACTAATAACTGTGACTTCCCATTTAAAGCAAAGACTCAaatgaacttcctgtctctcttgtAGCCTTTTTGCAAAGCAATACCTGAACACAATGAATGAGTCTCAGCTGCTGCAGTATGACAGACTGATTAATGAACCCAGCAATGACTGGGACATCTACTACTGGGCAACAGGTGAGGACaatgatttgttttctttgatgAGTTTTTTCTTAGACACGTGATTGCTTGCAGAATATTGCATAGTACTGTAGGTCTAATACATGTAGATCAATTCTAGTCAAGGGGCATTTCAGACTCTGAATGGAAGCTGGGTTTACTTTTAGAGTGTAATttgcaaaatgtttaaatatttaatgacaCAAAACATTTCAGCCTTGCAATATTAATGTTTGTACAAAGCAAATACTGGTTTTGCCTTGTTTATCCATTTTAATAGCAACAAAGAACGACAAAACACGTTTTTAAATTCAGCCTGTAACACAACCAATGTGGAAAACTCCAGtggtaataataattataaaagagctgttttttttttaaactggcgATCATTCATGACCACTGATGCTGAAATAATGAAATCACAGCTTTGCTTACAGATCAAGCTCAATTAAGCTTAATCTGTTTTAACCCTGGGAACGTATTCAATATCCCAAAATAATTTACCATTTTATTCTTTCAATTTCCTGTAATTTGATTCAGTTATGTATGTGCGCTGTTGTGCATAACAGCTGGAAAACAGACACAGTGCAGCTGtgcagaacagcttcaatgcaTTCAGTTGGCAACACTTCTCTGGAAACCCAGACAAAAACTGTTGCAGGAAAGCTGactttcattaaaacaaacaatgaccAAACtgcataaatacatttatactcACAATTAAAATAGTGATGGTTTCCATCTTGAAATTAACAAGCAAAGGAAGTCACACACATAGCCTATAAAAGAACCTCATATGAGACAAGCGAGGCCTTAGTAATACAAGGTGATGCTCGAGAGACAAGAATCTATTTGCCTTTTCATGTTACTATAgtatgaaacaaataaaaatgtccagGTGAACTTTATTTTTCAGCAGAAATCCCCCATTGTACAAGCCCACGTCAGACATTCAATTTCATGGTCTCAGCATGTCTTAAAATAGACAAGTGTGATGTCAGAGGGGCTCCCCTCTGTGTGTTCATTGCTCTTTTGCCATCTGTCTCATGATTCACTTTCATTGCCTGAAATAAACAAGGAATTTAATAATgttgcacattttaaatgagatgCAATCTTATCTTGTGTATGTGAAAATGACGTGTTTCTCCATGTAATGTTGGCAAGTCAAGCCTCACATCCTCTTAAACAGAATTAAATCTGTTTCCTTTTTGCTTGCAGAAGCCCAGCCCACTCCTGAAGTCTACCAAGGAGAAATTATGGATATGTTAAAGGAGTTCACAAGAAACCGCAACCAGGAACAGAGGTTGGATGCACCCAGCTTGGAATACTTGGAAAAGGAACACCAATGAAGTCCTTGGCCCCCTGGACTCTCTCAAAGACTCATCCTGGGTGGGGCACTGTGTGAAATGGCAGTGTCAAAACCCACCAGAGAAATCTCAAGGCATGACTATGAAGTCATCTCCAATTAGACACAGCAGTGTACAAAATACTGTGGAGTGCAAAATATGGGAAATACCTCATTATTGTCTCATTATGTCTCCATTTTCTGCAACTGTTTCATCTGTTATATCCTGCCTGTCGTGAAGTAGAGCTGCATAGAGGACATGAAAATGGAAGCTTTAAGGGATTTTAGCCTCAGAAATATGTGATTGAATATTTGATATTAATTGTATAGTCTTCTTGTGGTGGAAGACTGTAAATGGAAATTGGTTATGTATCTATAGTATGAAATGTAATAG encodes:
- the LOC128356903 gene encoding cleavage and polyadenylation specificity factor subunit 7-like isoform X1; translation: MAAAQPAAGPSTSQKDLIDIYSDLNSNQEDLDRIAEANELFDAVLTGSVDQDKTVSRNVVPPPSKETPAKEMDKQEEMKTPKEGNSSKRLSLYIGNFPWWTSDKDLTCMAQTLGVKDIMEIKFAENRVNGQSRGYAELVVTSEESLKTLLEKIPQCELNGERVDCRFATRQNLTVFEDVANKRIPLRANAKDPKESPDSCDKIPSLLSQEPSPPTIPPLFPSHPLANRFPSLPNPFLGQPPPPFPRMPPTIPPLLPPHLFPPHPVSVPTQPSPSLHINPAFFTSAQDGHSSKGYSQQTQTSKSTDGDFEELMNRNRAVASSAITKAVSGATAGDLRVAMETLLTAIAIIKQSRVFGDERCQALVTSLKDCLVSIQGNYGYRSSSRSGDKERDRERDRGRDRERERDRDRDREDSSGWEGAGMSRRHRDRSRESGERNKERSRERDRHRDRYR
- the sdhaf2 gene encoding succinate dehydrogenase assembly factor 2, mitochondrial, yielding MLSSVIAKRLVTGVCQAAWKPAAAALVPSRGYRGDAPDDTKGDLIEIPLPPWEEKPNEPTDIKRRRLLYESRKRGMLENCILLSLFAKQYLNTMNESQLLQYDRLINEPSNDWDIYYWATEAQPTPEVYQGEIMDMLKEFTRNRNQEQRLDAPSLEYLEKEHQ
- the LOC128356903 gene encoding cleavage and polyadenylation specificity factor subunit 7-like isoform X2 gives rise to the protein MAAAQPAAGPSTSQKDLIDIYSDLNSNQEDLDRIAEANELFDAVLTGSVDQDKTVSRNVVPPPSKETPAKEMDKQEEMKTPKEGNSSKRLSLYIGNFPWWTSDKDLTCMAQTLGVKDIMEIKFAENRVNGQSRGYAELVVTSEESLKTLLEKIPQCELNGERVDCRFATRQNLTVFEDVANKRIPLRANAKDPKESPDSCDKIPSLLSQEPSPPTIPPLFPSHPLANRFPSLPNPFLGQPPPPFPRMPPTIPPLLPPHLFPPHPVSVPTQPSPSLHINPAFFTSAQDGHSSKGYSQQTQTSKSTDGDFEELMNRNRAVASSAITKAVSGATAVEFKTKLWLGHSRTFRDLSQSCSSVVMTVCFGAFSS